A portion of the Acidobacteriaceae bacterium genome contains these proteins:
- a CDS encoding Gfo/Idh/MocA family oxidoreductase — protein MSHPIRTAVIGAGAFGRNHLRVYRELEATTGVQLAAVVDASPETRSAASAQYNIPAFATIDDLLASGLELHAASVCVPTIHHAAVASQLLVAGLDVLIEKPFAATLAEAESVLALAKQHNRIVQIGHLERFNPAVAATVDRLNRPMFFEAHRLSLFTPRSLDVDVVLDLMIHDLDIVLSLAQSEVLDVRATGIPILSAKTDIANVRVEFASGAVANFTASRVSTEQVRKLRLFQPHQYLSLDFARQELLSIAVDPALAAQIAAGYRPPATVPASHPTTGFDLQKLDLPRAEPLRLELEDFLRAVITRQPPRVTGEAGMAALALALRINEAIAAHHERAGLLP, from the coding sequence ATGTCGCATCCTATTCGCACCGCCGTCATTGGAGCCGGGGCCTTCGGCCGTAACCACCTTCGCGTCTACCGTGAGCTGGAAGCCACGACCGGCGTTCAACTCGCCGCCGTCGTAGACGCCAGCCCCGAGACCCGTTCCGCGGCTTCCGCGCAGTACAACATCCCGGCCTTCGCCACCATCGACGATCTCCTCGCCTCCGGCCTCGAACTCCACGCCGCCAGCGTCTGCGTCCCCACCATTCATCACGCAGCGGTCGCGTCTCAGCTCCTCGTCGCGGGCCTCGACGTCCTCATCGAAAAGCCCTTCGCCGCCACACTCGCAGAGGCTGAGTCGGTCCTTGCCCTTGCAAAGCAGCACAACCGGATCGTGCAGATCGGCCACCTCGAACGCTTCAACCCCGCCGTCGCTGCCACCGTCGATCGCCTCAACCGGCCCATGTTCTTTGAGGCCCACCGCCTCAGCCTCTTTACCCCGCGCTCGCTCGACGTCGACGTCGTCCTCGACCTCATGATCCACGACCTCGACATCGTCCTCTCGCTCGCGCAATCCGAGGTGCTCGACGTCCGCGCCACAGGCATCCCCATCCTCTCCGCGAAGACCGACATCGCCAACGTCCGCGTCGAGTTCGCCTCCGGCGCCGTCGCCAACTTCACCGCCTCCCGCGTCTCCACCGAGCAGGTCCGCAAGCTGCGCCTCTTCCAGCCGCACCAGTACCTCTCGCTCGACTTCGCTCGTCAGGAGCTCCTCTCCATCGCTGTCGACCCAGCCCTGGCTGCACAGATCGCCGCTGGCTATCGCCCCCCGGCGACGGTCCCGGCCTCCCACCCCACCACCGGCTTCGACCTCCAGAAGCTCGACCTTCCCCGCGCCGAACCTCTGCGCCTTGAGCTCGAAGACTTCCTCCGCGCCGTCATCACCCGTCAGCCCCCGCGCGTCACCGGCGAAGCCGGCATGGCTGCCCTCGCCCTCGCTCTCCGCATCAATGAAGCCATCGCCGCCCACCACGAGCGCGCCGGCCTCCTGCCTTAG
- a CDS encoding DUF4292 domain-containing protein, translated as MTLKSTVSVALAMTMLGVSSGCFRSTKLVQKTMAPDVYHSASVEALEKDVQDRDAAIKTLNAGVLITATVGGGKTGQVTTYTSFRGYIFVRKPEDLRVIMQLPVIGSRALDMVSNGKTFTLVHATAGHGDVWMHGSNTVTTPSKNGLENLRPGVFLDSLLVPGVAANEFVSLNESTRIMPSPDKKRVAIEEPDYDLTISKVKSGNVLQTTRVLHISRITMLPFQQDIYDNQGRVVTSALYENYKDFNGVQFPMTITMKRPLDEYSLKVDVTKLTVNAPFDDDQFELAIPAGVTVQEMK; from the coding sequence ATGACTTTAAAAAGCACGGTATCGGTAGCGCTCGCGATGACGATGCTTGGCGTGTCTTCAGGCTGCTTTCGCTCGACGAAGCTGGTGCAGAAGACGATGGCGCCGGACGTTTATCACTCGGCCAGCGTGGAAGCCCTGGAAAAAGATGTGCAGGACCGCGATGCTGCGATCAAGACGCTGAACGCTGGCGTGCTGATCACCGCAACGGTGGGCGGCGGTAAGACGGGGCAGGTTACAACCTATACGTCCTTCCGCGGGTATATCTTCGTCCGCAAGCCGGAAGACCTGCGCGTGATTATGCAGCTTCCTGTGATCGGTTCGCGTGCGCTGGATATGGTTTCGAACGGTAAGACGTTCACGCTGGTGCATGCGACGGCTGGACACGGCGATGTATGGATGCATGGTTCCAATACCGTGACGACGCCTTCGAAGAACGGTCTGGAGAATCTACGGCCAGGGGTGTTTCTCGACTCCCTGCTGGTGCCGGGTGTGGCGGCGAATGAGTTTGTGAGTCTGAATGAGTCGACACGGATTATGCCTTCGCCGGACAAGAAGCGCGTGGCGATTGAAGAGCCGGATTACGATCTGACGATTTCGAAGGTGAAGTCGGGGAACGTGCTGCAGACAACGCGCGTGCTGCACATCAGCCGCATTACGATGCTGCCGTTTCAACAGGACATCTACGATAACCAGGGGCGTGTGGTGACGTCGGCGCTCTATGAGAACTACAAAGACTTCAACGGTGTGCAGTTTCCGATGACGATCACGATGAAGCGGCCGCTCGATGAGTATTCGCTGAAGGTGGATGTGACGAAGCTGACCGTGAATGCACCGTTTGACGATGACCAGTTTGAGCTGGCGATTCCTGCGGGAGTTACGGTGCAGGAGATGAAGTAA